One part of the Solanum dulcamara chromosome 8, daSolDulc1.2, whole genome shotgun sequence genome encodes these proteins:
- the LOC129898687 gene encoding mitochondrial import inner membrane translocase subunit TIM14-3-like: MSSPIVVGTTIGAAALGARYLIRAWQTFKAAPRVRRFYPGGFERDMTRREAALILGVRESAVLQKIKEAHKRVMVANHPDAGGSHYLASKINEAKDVLLGKTKGANSAF, from the exons ATG TCATCTCCAATAGTTGTGGGAACTACCATTGGTGCTGCTGCTTTGGGAGCTAGATACTTGATAAGAGCATGGCAAACATTCAAAGCAGCACCTCGAGTGAGGAGGTTTTATCCTGGTGGCTTTGAAAGGGATATGACAAGGCGAGAAGCCGCATTAATTCTCGGAGTCAG GGAAAGTGCTGTACTGCAGAAGATCAAGGAGGCTCACAAGAGAGTGATGGTTGCAAATCATCCAGACGCCGGTGGCAGCCATTATCTTGCTTCCAAGATTAATGAAGCCAAGGACGTGTTGTTAGGGAAAACTAAGGGAGCTAATTCTGCATTCTAA
- the LOC129898686 gene encoding uncharacterized protein LOC129898686 has translation MEDSTSLDAILEFLRKNKFTGAEAALRGELNKCSDLNDVVEKLTLEDEELSRSLEANGGKATVENLVLACRNGGEVSKETSLRNSGETSKELIVKEIECGIGRNGSDCKLKNVAYVGKKEHNESVGTYNKTFSACNNAEDTMIDMYSWSNSPSKGSLVSYQNNGGTSAAKDFSGLVHNPSNGSLVLHQSNGGSSAAKDFSGLVHSGKLRLNSSEVLDSGKSHAKSGEDVSFSGEKRMSCSGSTSKNNVEPKHGSQNSELKKANQQIKLNGTSRDVIITNPRSKSDELTNLSLEPWKDSSAETVFPLPKGDVSTSYDHNIGTGGNKVGKRITENGVRNTIKEQVDEVGRAFYLGKTPGSEPKDFSCLGISIISECQKEELPRLPPVRIKSEEKSFNIHWEEKFERDGPGSKIANGDNTYVIGSFLDVPIGQELTNSGGKRIGGGSWLSVSQGIAEDTSELVSGFATIGDGLSEGVEFPNEYWDSDEYDDDDDVGYTRQPIEDESWFLAHEIDYPSDNEKETGHGSVPDPQRGENKEDDEQSFAEEDSYLSGERYFQSKNVDAVGPSDDPVVLCETEMYRRTNMGAQYDRQLMDEEELNLMCVEPVWQGFVTQTSELAMLGDDRALNECERPRLDDIYVDGDQHGSVRSIGVGINSDTADISSEVHESFVGGNAQGDIGYFHDHDASIGGTRHIPPDSDKPYSEMRNRDEKTAKQRSDKFVSGTDKGGSVQTNHLHGGFSFALPRDGQLIHTSSSKSLCSSKGNTIITDEAHDSLIANDDMLGSLRPKSSESSPSKSSRDESNKIAVGSAKSSPSSLSNYGYVEREHVKKEEGTQIARARVENLGQSLEDEEAVAVQEQVKQIMAQEEEFETFELKIVHRKNRTGFEEDKSFQVVLNSVIAGRYQVTEYLGSAAFSKAVQAHDLHTGMDVCVKIIKNNKDFFDQSLDEIKLLKFVNKHDPADKYHLLRLYDYFYYREHLLIVCELLKANLYEFQKFNRESGGEVYFTMPRLQSITIQCLEALQFLHGLGLIHCDLKPENILVKSYSRCEVKVIDLGSSCFETDHLCSYVQSRSYRAPEVILGLPYDKKIDIWSLGCILAELCTGNVLFQNDSPATLLARVLGITGPIDQEMLVKGRDTHKYFTKNHMLYERNQETNRMEYLIPKKTSLRYRLPMGDQGFVDFVAHLLEVNPKKRPSALEALKHPWLSYPYEPISS, from the exons ATGGAGGACTCTACTTCTTTAGATGCGATACTGGAATTTCTGCGAAAGAACAAATTTACAGGTGCGGAGGCTGCTTTGCGTGGTGAGCTGAATAAATGTTCTGACCTGAATGATGTGGTAGAGAAGCTTACTCTAGAGGATGAAGAGCTGAGCAGATCATTAGAAGCAAATGGGGGGAAAGCAACCGTGGAGAATCTTGTATTGGCCTGTCGAAATGGTGGGGAGGTTTCCAAGGAGACAAGTTTGAGGAACAGTGGTGAAACTTCAAAGGAGCTTATCGTTAAGGAGATAGAGTGTGGGATTGGGAGAAATGGCTCAGATTGCAAATTGAAAAATGTTGCGTATGTTGGGAAGAAGGAACATAATGAATCTGTTGGGACATACAACAAAACCTTCAGTGCTTGCAACAATGCTGAGGATACTATGATTGATATGTACTCGTGGAGCAACAGTCCTAGTAAGGGTTCTCTTGTGTCGTATCAGAACAATGGTGGGACTAGTGCTGCCAAGGACTTTTCAGGCTTGGTACATAATCCCAGTAATGGTTCTCTTGTGTTGCATCAGAGCAATGGTGGAAGTAGTGCTGCCAAGGACTTCTCAGGCTTGGTGCATAGTGGGAAGTTGAGGCTAAATTCATCTGAGGTCTTAGATAGTGGAAAGTCTCATGCAAAATCTGGGGAAGATGTCAGTTTTTCTGGTGAAAAGAGAATGTCGTGCTCTGGAAGTACCAGCAAAAACAATGTGGAACCAAAGCACGGAAGTCAAAATAGTGAACTCAAAAAGGCTAATCAGCAAATTAAACTAAACGGGACATCCAGAGATGTAATTATTACTAACCCCAGGTCAAAAAGTGATGAATTGACTAACCTTTCATTGGAGCCTTGGAAAGATTCCTCAGCTGAAACTGTTTTCCCATTACCCAAAGGAGATGTTTCCACAAGTTATGATCACAACATTGGTACTGGTGGTAACAAAGTAGGTAAAAGGATAACAGAAAATGGTGTTAGGAATACAATTAAAGAGCAAGTGGATGAGGTGGGAAGAGCTTTCTATCTGGGGAAGACACCAGGAAGTGAACCAAAAGATTTCAGCTGCTTAGGCATTTCGATTATATCTGAGTGCCAGAAAGAAGAACTACCCAGGTTGCCACCTGTTAGAATCAAGTCAGAAGAGAAGTCCTTCAATATTCATTGGGAGGAAAAGTTTGAACGAGATGGACCTGGCTCAAAGATTGCAAATGGTGACAATACATATGTCATAGGTTCATTTCTAGATGTTCCTATTGGACAAGAACTTACCAATTCAG GTGGAAAAAGGATTGGCGGAGGCAGTTGGTTGTCTGTGAGTCAAGGCATTGCTGAGGACACTTCTGAGCTTGTTTCTGGTTTTGCAACTATTGGTGATGGATTGAGTGAAGGTGTTGAATTCCCCAATGAATATTGGGATTCTGATGAATATGATGATGACGATGATGTTGGCTATACGAGACAGCCTATTGAAGATGAATCCTGGTTTTTAGCTCATGAAATTGATTACCCTAGTGATAATGAAAAGGAAACAGGACACGGGAGTGTTCCAGATCCTCAAAGAGGGGAAAACAAAGAAGATGATGAGCAATCTTTCGCAGAGGAAGATTCCTACTTATCAGGTGAGAGATATTTCCAATCAAAGAATGTTGATGCGGTTGGCCCTTCAGATGATCCTGTAGTGCTTTGTGAAACTGAAATGTATAGGAGAACTAACATGGGTGCTCAATACGACAGACAGTTGATGGATGAAGAAGAACTGAATTTGATGTGTGTAGAGCCTGTTTGGCAGGGATTTGTTACTCAAACAAGTGAACTTGCAATGTTAGGGGATGATAGGGCCTTGAATGAGTGTGAAAGGCCCCGATTGGATGATATTTATGTGGATGGTGATCAGCATGGTTCAGTTAGGTCAATTGGTGTAGGTATTAACAGCGATACTGCTGATATCAGTAGTGAAGTGCACGAAAGTTTTGTTGGAGGGAACGCTCAGGGGGATATAGGGTATTTCCATGATCACGATGCCAGTATTGGTGGGACCAGACACATACCCCCTGATTCAGATAAGCCTTATTCTGAGATGAGAAACAGAGATGAGAAAACAGCTAAGCAGAGATCTGACAAGTTTGTCTCGGGTACTGATAAAGGAGGATCTGTACAAACAAATCACTTACATGGAGGATTCTCATTTGCCCTTCCCAGAGATGGTCAGTTGATTCATACAAGCTCGAGTAAATCTTTATGTTCAAGCAAGGGCAACACTATTATCACTGATGAAGCTCATGACAGTCTGATTGCAAATGATGACATGCTTGGTTCTTTGAGGCCCAAAAGCAGCGAGTCATCACCTAGCAAGAGCTCAAGAGATGAAAGcaacaaaattgctgtaggatCAGCAAAATCTAGCCCCTCATCTCTTTCAAATTATGGTTATGTAGAGCGGGAGCATGTGAAGAAAGAAGAGGGCACACAAATAGCCAGGGCAAGAGTGGAAAATTTGGGGCAGTCATTGGAGGATGAGGAAGCAGTTGCTGTTCAGGAACAAGTGAAGCAGATCATGGCGCAGGAAGAGGAATTTGAAACTTTCGAACTTAAGATTGTGCATAGGAAAAACAG AACTGGGTTTGAGGAGGACAAAAGTTTCCAGGTTGTTTTAAATTCAGTTATAGCTGGGCGATATCAAGTAACTGAGTATCTTGGATCTGCTGCATTCAGCAAAGCAGTACAAGCACATGATCTTCATACAGGCATGGATGTCTGTGTTAAGATTATAAAGAACAACAAAGATTTTTTTGATCAGAGTCTTGATGAAATAAAGCTTCTCAAATTTGTCAATAAGCATGATCCTGCCGACAAGTACCACCTACTTCGGTTGTATGATTATTTCTATTATCGA GAGCATTTGTTAATTGTATGTGAACTACTGAAGGCCAATCtgtatgaatttcaaaaattcaataGAGAATCTGGTGGAGAAGTCTACTTTACCATGCCGAGACTGCAG TCGATCACTATTCAGTGTTTAGAGGCTCTTCAGTTCTTGCATGGCCTTGGGCTCATACATTGTGACTTGAAGCCCGAAAATATATTGGTGAAAAGCTACAGTAGATGTGAGGTGAAGGTAATTGACTTGGGTAGCAGTTGTTTTGAAACAGATCATCTTTGTTCTTATGTCCAATCAAGATCCTACCGCGCACCAGAAGTTATTTTGGGGCTTCCTTATGATAAAAAGATAGATATCTGGTCCCTTGGCTGCATCTTGGCAGAACTTTGCACGGGCAAT GTCCTTTTCCAGAATGATTCTCCTGCCACATTACTTGCTAGGGTACTTGGTATCACAGGTCCAATTGACCAAGAGATGCTCGTCAAAGGACGAGACACTCACAAATATTTCACCAAAAATCACATGCTATATGAACGAAATCAG GAAACAAACAGAATGGAATACTTAATACCCAAAAAGACATCCTTAAGGTATCGATTACCGATGGGAGATCAAGGTTTCGTTGATTTTGTGGCTCATCTTTTAGAAGTTAACCCAAAGAAGCGGCCTTCTGCCTTGGAGGCTCTAAAACACCCATGGCTATCATATCCATATGAGCCAATATCATCATGA